Proteins from a genomic interval of Caulobacter rhizosphaerae:
- the ptsP gene encoding phosphoenolpyruvate--protein phosphotransferase, with the protein MAASGIAVRGPRSLLRQIREAMAGGGPAQAKLDMVVRTIAISMVAEVCSIYLRRASGDLELFATEGLSRDAVHVTRLKPGEGLVGETMRLGRPLNLSDAASHPSFSYRPETGEDPYHAFLAVPLLRGGRTIGVLVVQNRTERVYDEEEVEDLQIIAMVLAEMVSAGELLGLTELKDVEIAPHKPERLKGARFAEGLAYGVAVLHEQPVAPEQLLSDDALAEEARLKWAIEALQTQIDEMLEGQHGLVGASYEVLETYRMFAHDRGWNRSLQEAVRSGLTAEAAVERVRSEHRARLGQARDPYLRERLHDLEDLNDRLLRHLAGNVHAVRVLPEDAILIARNLGPADLLEYDRTKLKGILLEEGSAASHAGIVARALDIPCVGRLAGLRDRVSEGDPVVVDAETAEAWLRPRADVIKSLRARMEVRAQRKAEFARIRDTPAVTKDGDKITLLMNAGLAVDLDILGETGAEGIGLFRTEFQFMVAEEMPRLEAQTALYEKVLEAANGMPVTFRTLDLGGDKLLPYMELEREDNPALGWRAVRMGLDRPALLRMQIRALIKAARGRELRIMFPLVANVDEFRAARAFVDQEVAWALKRGRPEPARLDVGAMIEAPSLLWHLDALLPMTDFVSVGTNDLMQYLFAADRGNPRVSDRYDPLSPAALRALKTIQQACADTGTAVSVCGEMAGRPLEAFALLALGFDRLSMPPAGIGPVKQMVLSCDREAARRNVEALLKTSAGSLRGEIETLARKLYVAV; encoded by the coding sequence ATGGCGGCGTCCGGGATCGCTGTTCGGGGACCACGCAGCCTGCTTCGGCAGATTCGCGAGGCCATGGCCGGAGGCGGGCCCGCCCAGGCCAAGCTCGACATGGTGGTGCGCACCATCGCCATCTCGATGGTGGCCGAGGTCTGCTCGATCTATCTGCGCCGCGCCTCGGGCGACCTGGAGCTGTTCGCCACCGAGGGCCTGTCGCGCGACGCCGTCCACGTCACCCGGCTGAAGCCCGGCGAGGGCCTGGTCGGCGAGACCATGCGCCTGGGCCGGCCGCTGAACCTGTCGGACGCCGCCAGCCATCCGTCGTTCTCGTATCGCCCGGAAACCGGCGAAGACCCCTACCACGCCTTCCTGGCCGTGCCGCTGCTGCGCGGCGGCCGCACGATCGGCGTGCTGGTCGTCCAGAACCGCACCGAGCGGGTCTATGACGAGGAAGAGGTCGAGGACCTGCAGATCATCGCCATGGTGCTGGCCGAGATGGTCAGCGCCGGCGAGCTGCTGGGCCTCACCGAGCTCAAGGACGTCGAGATCGCGCCGCACAAGCCCGAGCGGCTGAAGGGCGCGCGCTTCGCCGAGGGGCTGGCCTACGGCGTGGCCGTGCTGCACGAGCAGCCGGTGGCCCCCGAGCAGCTGCTGTCCGACGACGCCCTGGCCGAGGAGGCCCGGCTGAAATGGGCCATCGAGGCGCTGCAGACCCAAATCGACGAGATGCTGGAAGGCCAGCACGGCCTGGTCGGCGCCTCGTACGAGGTGCTTGAGACCTATCGGATGTTCGCCCACGACCGGGGCTGGAACCGGTCGCTGCAGGAGGCCGTGCGCTCGGGCCTGACCGCCGAGGCCGCCGTTGAACGTGTGAGGTCGGAGCATCGCGCCCGCCTGGGCCAGGCCCGCGACCCCTATCTGCGCGAGCGGCTGCACGACCTGGAGGACCTGAACGACCGGCTGCTGCGCCACCTGGCGGGCAATGTCCACGCCGTGCGGGTGCTGCCCGAGGACGCGATCCTGATCGCCCGGAACCTGGGTCCGGCCGACCTGCTGGAATACGACCGCACCAAGCTCAAGGGCATCCTGCTGGAAGAAGGCTCGGCCGCCAGCCACGCCGGCATCGTGGCCCGGGCGCTGGACATCCCGTGCGTGGGCCGCCTGGCCGGCTTGCGCGACCGGGTCAGCGAGGGCGACCCGGTGGTGGTCGACGCCGAGACCGCCGAGGCCTGGCTGCGGCCGCGCGCCGACGTGATCAAGTCGCTGCGGGCCCGGATGGAGGTCCGCGCCCAGCGCAAGGCCGAGTTCGCCCGGATCCGCGACACGCCGGCCGTCACCAAGGACGGCGACAAGATCACCCTGCTGATGAACGCCGGCCTGGCCGTCGACCTGGACATCCTGGGCGAGACCGGGGCCGAGGGCATCGGCCTGTTCCGCACCGAGTTCCAGTTCATGGTCGCCGAGGAAATGCCCCGGCTGGAGGCCCAGACGGCGCTCTACGAGAAGGTGCTGGAGGCCGCCAACGGCATGCCAGTGACCTTCCGCACCCTCGACCTGGGCGGCGACAAGCTGCTGCCGTACATGGAGCTGGAGCGCGAGGACAATCCGGCCCTGGGCTGGCGCGCGGTGCGGATGGGCCTGGACCGTCCGGCCCTGCTGCGCATGCAGATCCGCGCCCTGATCAAGGCCGCGCGGGGGCGGGAGCTGCGGATCATGTTCCCGCTGGTGGCCAATGTGGACGAGTTCCGCGCCGCGCGCGCCTTCGTCGACCAGGAGGTCGCCTGGGCGCTGAAGCGCGGCCGGCCCGAGCCGGCCCGCCTGGACGTCGGGGCGATGATCGAGGCGCCCTCGCTGCTGTGGCATCTGGACGCACTGTTGCCGATGACCGACTTCGTTTCGGTCGGCACCAACGACCTGATGCAGTATTTGTTCGCCGCCGATCGGGGCAATCCAAGGGTTTCGGACCGCTACGACCCCCTGTCGCCGGCGGCGCTGCGGGCGCTGAAGACCATCCAGCAGGCCTGCGCCGACACCGGGACGGCGGTCTCGGTCTGCGGCGAGATGGCGGGGCGTCCGCTCGAGGCTTTCGCCTTGCTGGCCTTGGGTTTCGACCGCCTGTCGATGCCGCCGGCGGGGATCGGGCCGGTCAAGCAGATGGTGCTGTCGTGCGATCGCGAGGCCGCCCGGCGCAATGTCGAGGCCCTGCTGAAGACCTCGGCCGGATCGCTCCGTGGCGAGATCGAAACCCTGGCCCGCAAGCTTTACGTCGCCGTCTAG
- a CDS encoding helix-turn-helix domain-containing protein, with translation MPLDTGRVSHLQLVADGEGENAPMAAQQPSVDHGADIGSALRAARAFRGLTLQDVADATRIRQSYIEALEALRLDELPSRPFTIGYVKSYAKVLGLDGDAAVARFKLDAPEDSEPLRAPVGVRHERDPRLGLILALGVLVVAAIVLWNVAQRAIAKDTPPALVAPAQATAAVAAPGAVAMGGGGGGGGDGTVPLGAPLPAPVESTTPEPYKTPGLEDAAANGGSADAVSAASKARAAEAAKAGPDPGPVLNVGAPFRAKGAVYGAAQAEASGLILQARKPGSLTVHDAAGAIYFTRWMAAGEAFRAPRNAGLVAEVSDPSVFEVYNGGVLTSRMPSATAALGKLTVAPAAPVAAPPPAKPQG, from the coding sequence ATGCCGCTGGATACGGGCAGGGTTTCGCACTTGCAGCTGGTCGCCGACGGCGAGGGCGAGAACGCGCCGATGGCCGCCCAACAACCTTCCGTCGACCACGGCGCCGACATCGGCTCGGCCCTGCGCGCCGCCCGTGCGTTCCGCGGCCTGACTCTGCAGGACGTCGCCGACGCCACCCGCATCCGTCAGAGCTATATCGAGGCGCTGGAAGCCCTGCGCCTGGACGAGCTGCCCTCGCGCCCGTTCACGATCGGCTATGTGAAGTCCTACGCCAAGGTCCTGGGCCTGGACGGCGACGCCGCCGTGGCCCGCTTCAAGCTGGACGCGCCCGAAGACAGCGAGCCGCTGCGCGCCCCGGTCGGCGTGCGCCACGAGCGCGATCCGCGCCTGGGCCTGATCCTGGCGCTGGGCGTGCTGGTCGTGGCCGCCATCGTGCTGTGGAACGTCGCCCAGCGGGCCATCGCCAAGGACACGCCGCCGGCCCTGGTGGCCCCGGCCCAGGCGACCGCCGCCGTCGCCGCCCCAGGTGCGGTGGCGATGGGCGGCGGTGGCGGTGGCGGTGGTGACGGGACGGTGCCGCTGGGCGCGCCCCTGCCGGCCCCCGTCGAGTCGACCACGCCGGAGCCCTACAAGACCCCCGGCCTCGAGGACGCCGCGGCCAACGGCGGTTCGGCCGACGCCGTCAGCGCCGCCTCCAAGGCCCGCGCGGCCGAAGCGGCCAAGGCCGGCCCGGACCCCGGCCCGGTGCTCAATGTTGGCGCGCCGTTCCGGGCCAAGGGGGCGGTCTACGGCGCGGCCCAGGCCGAGGCCTCGGGCCTGATCCTGCAGGCCCGCAAGCCCGGTTCGCTGACCGTGCACGACGCGGCGGGCGCGATCTACTTCACCCGCTGGATGGCGGCCGGCGAGGCCTTCCGCGCCCCGCGCAACGCCGGCCTGGTCGCCGAGGTCTCCGACCCGTCGGTCTTCGAGGTCTATAACGGCGGCGTCCTGACCAGCCGCATGCCGAGCGCCACCGCGGCCCTGGGCAAGCTGACGGTCGCCCCCGCCGCGCCCGTCGCCGCGCCGCCGCCGGCCAAGCCGCAGGGCTGA
- a CDS encoding DUF7716 domain-containing protein, whose translation MTDNTIVAFQDMLAEIMAKPHNAWVYLPSTKNWNLESKSAALESEEVPPELEDEPDAGVPQFAKDEGLMQVMPVATLQDIVSNAREQKRSASLMDLFAAFEFYYERDAFIEFQD comes from the coding sequence ATGACCGATAACACAATTGTCGCCTTCCAAGACATGCTGGCGGAAATCATGGCTAAGCCTCATAATGCTTGGGTATATCTCCCAAGTACAAAAAATTGGAATCTAGAATCTAAATCCGCCGCATTGGAAAGCGAAGAAGTCCCCCCCGAACTTGAGGATGAACCTGACGCTGGAGTTCCACAATTTGCAAAGGATGAGGGGCTGATGCAGGTGATGCCGGTCGCTACGTTGCAGGATATTGTTTCCAACGCTCGCGAACAAAAACGCTCCGCAAGTCTGATGGACCTCTTCGCGGCTTTCGAATTCTATTATGAACGAGACGCGTTTATAGAATTTCAGGACTAG
- a CDS encoding RHS repeat-associated core domain-containing protein, translated as MATLYLHEPGSFRPLALARRTAPDQSAQLHHFQLDAAGTPQELTKDNGVVTWREDFTAWGAVARKAEAAIDNPIRFQGQYADPETGLHYNRFRYYDPGVARYITPDPIGLLGGLNATAYVSDPNAWVDPLGLSCAFGNGTNAARPSNSPHYSVAGEVQLKPGTFEASDANHFRQGNREIYSRMQADPAYARRMEAEYPGITAHVTPGPRGGVADTAPPGLSWHHDPHTPGNLQLVPRDHHQAPGPVQNSLHPNQQGGRQIWGGGRR; from the coding sequence CTGGCCACGCTGTACCTGCACGAGCCAGGCAGCTTCCGCCCGCTGGCCCTGGCGCGGCGGACGGCGCCGGACCAGTCCGCCCAGCTGCACCACTTCCAGCTGGACGCGGCCGGGACCCCGCAGGAGCTGACCAAAGACAACGGCGTGGTCACCTGGCGCGAGGACTTCACCGCCTGGGGCGCGGTGGCCCGCAAGGCCGAGGCGGCGATCGACAACCCGATCCGCTTCCAGGGCCAGTACGCCGACCCCGAGACCGGCCTGCACTACAACCGCTTCCGGTACTACGACCCCGGCGTCGCGCGGTATATCACGCCGGATCCGATCGGGCTTCTGGGTGGGCTGAACGCGACGGCGTATGTGTCGGACCCGAATGCCTGGGTGGACCCGCTGGGGTTGTCGTGCGCGTTCGGGAATGGAACCAACGCCGCTCGCCCCAGCAACAGCCCGCATTATTCTGTCGCGGGAGAGGTTCAGCTTAAACCAGGAACCTTCGAGGCCTCGGACGCAAATCACTTCCGTCAAGGTAACCGAGAAATTTATAGTCGAATGCAGGCGGATCCCGCCTATGCTCGACGAATGGAAGCTGAATATCCTGGTATTACTGCGCATGTTACCCCCGGACCTCGAGGAGGAGTTGCAGATACCGCACCTCCCGGCCTATCTTGGCATCATGATCCTCATACGCCGGGAAATCTTCAACTGGTGCCACGCGATCATCACCAAGCTCCCGGACCTGTCCAAAACTCTCTCCACCCTAATCAACAGGGTGGTAGACAGATTTGGGGAGGAGGAAGAAGGTAG
- a CDS encoding SMI1/KNR4 family protein, with product MDEIAYKKTIDLIEHNRSIAEFADFGDGVNPEWIAAAEKNIGTPLPESYKWWLTNYSGGEIGGEEIFSVYAETPDDIVGGDIVYMYKLAGKDGLDSNLIPLCHSDIDGVFVFQTENGIKGNEYPVLSLATGEKYADNFLEFVEKRIKLFT from the coding sequence ATGGATGAAATTGCCTATAAAAAAACCATCGATTTAATCGAGCATAATCGATCGATCGCTGAGTTCGCGGATTTCGGCGACGGCGTGAACCCCGAATGGATTGCCGCTGCCGAAAAAAATATCGGAACCCCTCTGCCTGAGTCTTATAAGTGGTGGCTCACAAATTACAGTGGCGGAGAAATTGGCGGCGAGGAAATTTTCAGCGTCTATGCTGAAACTCCTGATGATATCGTTGGTGGCGATATTGTATATATGTATAAATTGGCTGGGAAAGATGGTTTAGATTCGAACCTAATACCTTTATGCCATAGCGATATAGACGGTGTTTTTGTATTTCAAACCGAAAACGGCATAAAAGGAAACGAATACCCCGTCCTATCGTTAGCGACTGGCGAGAAATATGCCGATAATTTTCTTGAATTCGTCGAAAAGCGCATAAAGCTATTCACCTAG
- a CDS encoding RHS repeat-associated core domain-containing protein: MEAALAAARMGDQIEHSNAMLGFLIGAAVGLAVGVALLGAVVAAPFTGGLSLCAGVAAVAALGGIVAGVGAGAMAGGVLGGLMSVPSGPILTGSTNVLINGRPAARGVIDIVACIKHGQVPKRIAQGSRTVGINGMPAARKGDKTECDGTIAAGSPNVSIGAEPGTFLPISPEIPEWMSSTAKWMMIIGGGVALGAGLFGAALGGLAGLAAFAGNVAFGFVSTMAGKMIGGAIGEAFWGEKGRIAGETLGELAGIPGARNAIRSLRGHPVDVATGELIVEHTDFELPGPLPLTWTRRWNSSSSVDGDLGSGWSHPFDMALEVLPREGLARARLEDGRLAFFPLARPGEPMINLSERLILHAEGDSYRIASYDGLSHVFRRHADGLHRLAGVRDAAGNLIQVERDAAGRLLALVDVGGRRLQVLSDEAGRIVEIDAPHPTEAGTRQRLVSYAYSAEGDLVQATDARGGATRYRSVAHLIVEEQRRGGFRFYFRWDDPALGRRARCVETWGDGRLYYCRFDYRPDDHVTLVTDDQDAVTLYTYNRIGLVVMERGPLGHEQHWLWSEAGALLEYRDGEGRTSAFAYDQLNRLVRQTAPDGASIQAGFAELEDVASLSSPSLGLPLFATHPTGGVSHYAYDHRGQLTSTTDPLGRETWFLRDERGLPLAIRDGEGVLRRYGWDAQGLLAWESDGREARRDVRYDALGRPRAVTLDGETTRYERDANGNVVTITRARDGAQVRLDYDAEDQVVRHVDPRGRETAWDYAGLPFPVSRTDPAGDTLRYAYNGTLQLVALTNAKGEVHRFDIDPAGRVVRETGFDGRQVEYGWDAGDQLVERRDAAGTARYRRDEAGRVIQANFADGRLHRFAWDAAGRMIGATTADRAVSLTYDAAGQLVSEKQDEVELAHRYDARGRRIATRLPDGRTIAVAYDAGDDFSTLSLDGRQVAAVARDQAGREVARQAGALNVHSEYDAAGFLVHQRGLRGGTAAPVIERRYTYDPYGQLLALDDLARGAKRYRYDVNDRLVGVDGATPEAFVVDPSGNVLPAGPLGVEGVATGDRLRVWGDRRFEYDADGRRVRELRGAGDGRELRYAYDGAGMLAEVVERSRKGLRVTRFGYDALGRRAWKESGYAPPAAANAAPGAAPPPLTPTRTVFYWDGDVLLAEAPADAGGAAADPLATLYLHEPGSFRPLALARRTAPDQPAQLHHFQLDAAGTPQELTNDNGVVTWREDFTAWGAVARKAEAAIDNPIRFQGQYADPETGLHYNRFRYYDPGVARYVTPDPIGLEGGLNAAAYVFDPNAWVDPLGLAGCAFTPKFWKTSTTFKGNKVFQRNDLFDPQATSSWKVRGKTVTGTNIERMATGRAPIGTDGKAVNLHHLTQTQNGGIAEVSGSMHQKYYSTLHINTGQLPSGIDRSAFNSWRESYWMNRSTGF; the protein is encoded by the coding sequence ATGGAAGCCGCCTTGGCGGCCGCCCGGATGGGCGACCAGATCGAGCACTCCAACGCGATGCTCGGCTTCCTGATCGGCGCCGCCGTCGGCCTGGCGGTGGGCGTGGCCCTGCTGGGCGCGGTGGTCGCCGCGCCGTTCACCGGCGGGCTGTCGCTGTGCGCCGGGGTCGCCGCCGTGGCCGCGCTGGGGGGGATCGTGGCCGGCGTCGGAGCCGGCGCCATGGCGGGCGGGGTCCTGGGCGGACTGATGAGCGTGCCCAGCGGGCCAATCCTCACCGGCTCGACGAACGTCCTGATCAACGGACGGCCCGCGGCCCGCGGCGTCATCGACATCGTGGCCTGCATCAAGCACGGCCAAGTCCCCAAGCGCATCGCCCAGGGCAGCAGGACCGTGGGCATCAACGGCATGCCGGCGGCCCGAAAGGGCGACAAGACCGAGTGCGACGGCACGATCGCCGCCGGCTCGCCGAACGTCAGCATCGGCGCCGAGCCCGGGACCTTCCTGCCGATCAGTCCCGAGATCCCCGAGTGGATGAGCTCGACCGCCAAGTGGATGATGATCATCGGCGGCGGCGTGGCCCTGGGGGCCGGGCTCTTCGGGGCGGCGCTCGGCGGCCTGGCGGGGCTCGCCGCCTTCGCCGGCAACGTGGCGTTCGGCTTCGTCTCCACCATGGCCGGCAAGATGATCGGCGGGGCGATCGGCGAGGCCTTCTGGGGCGAGAAGGGACGCATCGCCGGCGAGACCCTGGGCGAGCTAGCCGGCATCCCCGGGGCGCGCAACGCGATCCGCAGCCTGCGCGGCCACCCGGTCGACGTGGCGACCGGCGAACTGATCGTCGAACACACCGACTTCGAGCTTCCCGGTCCGCTGCCGCTGACCTGGACCCGGCGGTGGAACTCGTCGTCCAGCGTCGACGGCGACCTCGGCTCGGGCTGGTCGCACCCGTTCGACATGGCGCTGGAAGTGCTGCCGCGCGAGGGCCTGGCCAGGGCGCGCCTGGAGGACGGCCGCCTGGCGTTCTTCCCGCTGGCCCGTCCGGGCGAGCCGATGATCAACCTGTCGGAACGACTGATCCTACACGCCGAGGGCGACAGCTACCGGATCGCCAGCTACGACGGCCTGAGCCACGTTTTCCGCCGCCACGCCGACGGGCTCCACCGCCTGGCCGGCGTGCGCGATGCGGCCGGAAACCTGATCCAGGTCGAGCGCGACGCCGCCGGGCGCCTGCTGGCCCTGGTCGATGTCGGCGGCCGGCGCCTGCAGGTGCTCAGCGACGAGGCCGGTCGCATCGTCGAGATCGACGCCCCCCACCCGACCGAGGCCGGGACGCGCCAGCGCCTGGTGTCGTACGCCTACAGCGCCGAAGGCGACCTGGTGCAGGCCACGGACGCCCGGGGCGGCGCTACGCGCTATCGCAGCGTCGCCCACCTGATCGTCGAGGAGCAGCGGCGCGGCGGCTTCCGGTTCTACTTCCGCTGGGACGACCCGGCCCTGGGCCGGCGGGCCCGGTGCGTCGAAACCTGGGGCGACGGCCGCCTGTACTATTGCCGGTTCGACTACCGCCCCGACGACCACGTCACCCTGGTCACCGACGACCAGGACGCCGTGACCCTCTACACCTACAACCGGATCGGCCTGGTGGTGATGGAGCGCGGCCCGCTGGGCCACGAACAGCACTGGCTGTGGTCCGAAGCCGGCGCCCTGCTGGAATACAGGGACGGCGAAGGCCGCACCTCCGCCTTCGCCTACGACCAACTGAACCGGCTGGTCCGCCAGACCGCCCCCGACGGCGCGTCGATCCAGGCGGGCTTCGCCGAGCTCGAGGACGTCGCCTCGCTGTCGTCGCCCAGCCTTGGCCTGCCGCTGTTCGCCACCCACCCCACCGGCGGCGTGAGCCACTACGCCTATGACCACCGCGGCCAGCTGACCTCGACCACCGACCCGCTGGGCCGCGAGACCTGGTTCCTCCGCGACGAGCGCGGCCTGCCGCTGGCCATCCGCGACGGCGAAGGCGTGCTGCGTCGCTACGGCTGGGACGCCCAGGGCCTGCTGGCCTGGGAGAGCGACGGCCGCGAGGCCCGCCGCGACGTCCGCTACGACGCCCTGGGCCGCCCCCGCGCCGTCACCCTGGACGGCGAGACCACCCGCTACGAGCGCGACGCCAACGGCAATGTCGTCACCATCACCCGGGCCCGCGACGGCGCCCAGGTGCGGCTCGACTACGACGCCGAGGACCAGGTGGTCCGCCACGTCGATCCGCGCGGCCGCGAGACGGCCTGGGACTATGCCGGCCTGCCGTTCCCGGTCAGCCGCACCGACCCGGCCGGCGACACCCTGCGCTACGCCTACAACGGCACGCTGCAGCTGGTCGCCCTGACCAACGCCAAGGGCGAGGTCCACCGCTTCGACATCGACCCGGCGGGCCGGGTGGTGCGCGAGACCGGGTTCGACGGACGTCAGGTCGAGTACGGCTGGGACGCGGGCGACCAACTGGTCGAACGGCGCGACGCCGCCGGAACGGCCCGCTACCGCCGCGACGAGGCCGGACGGGTGATCCAGGCCAATTTCGCCGACGGCCGGCTGCACCGCTTCGCCTGGGACGCCGCCGGGCGGATGATCGGCGCCACCACCGCCGACCGCGCGGTGAGTCTGACCTACGACGCGGCCGGCCAACTGGTCAGCGAAAAGCAGGACGAGGTCGAACTCGCCCACCGCTACGACGCGCGCGGCCGCCGGATCGCCACCCGGCTGCCCGACGGCCGGACCATCGCGGTCGCCTACGACGCCGGCGACGACTTCAGCACCCTGTCGCTGGACGGCCGCCAGGTCGCGGCCGTGGCGCGCGACCAGGCCGGCCGGGAGGTGGCCCGCCAGGCCGGGGCGCTGAACGTGCACAGCGAGTATGACGCGGCCGGCTTCCTGGTCCACCAGCGCGGCCTGCGCGGCGGGACCGCCGCGCCGGTGATCGAGCGCCGCTACACCTACGATCCCTACGGCCAGCTGCTGGCGCTCGACGACCTGGCGCGGGGCGCCAAGCGCTACCGCTACGACGTCAATGACCGCTTGGTGGGCGTGGACGGCGCGACGCCGGAAGCGTTCGTCGTCGATCCCTCCGGCAACGTCCTGCCCGCCGGCCCGCTGGGCGTCGAGGGCGTGGCGACGGGAGACCGGCTGCGGGTGTGGGGCGACCGGCGCTTCGAATACGACGCCGACGGCCGACGCGTCCGCGAGCTGCGCGGAGCCGGCGACGGCCGCGAGCTGCGCTACGCCTATGACGGGGCCGGCATGCTGGCCGAGGTGGTCGAGCGCTCCCGCAAAGGCCTGCGCGTCACCCGCTTCGGCTACGACGCCCTGGGCCGGCGCGCCTGGAAGGAGTCCGGCTACGCCCCCCCGGCGGCCGCCAACGCCGCGCCCGGCGCCGCGCCGCCCCCGCTGACACCGACCCGGACCGTCTTCTACTGGGACGGCGACGTGCTGCTGGCCGAAGCGCCGGCCGACGCCGGCGGCGCGGCCGCCGATCCGCTGGCCACGCTGTACCTGCACGAGCCAGGCAGCTTCCGCCCGCTGGCCCTGGCGCGGCGGACGGCGCCGGACCAGCCCGCCCAGCTGCACCACTTCCAGCTGGACGCGGCCGGGACCCCGCAGGAGCTGACCAACGACAACGGCGTGGTCACCTGGCGCGAGGACTTCACCGCCTGGGGCGCGGTGGCCCGCAAGGCCGAGGCGGCGATCGACAACCCGATCCGCTTCCAGGGCCAGTACGCCGACCCCGAGACCGGCCTGCACTACAACCGCTTCCGGTATTACGACCCCGGCGTGGCGCGGTATGTCACGCCGGATCCGATTGGACTCGAAGGCGGACTGAACGCGGCGGCGTATGTGTTCGATCCCAATGCATGGGTGGATCCGCTAGGCCTCGCCGGTTGTGCATTCACTCCAAAATTTTGGAAGACCTCCACCACATTCAAGGGAAATAAGGTCTTCCAGAGGAACGACCTGTTCGATCCGCAGGCGACCAGCTCTTGGAAAGTGAGGGGAAAAACTGTTACGGGAACCAACATCGAGCGTATGGCGACCGGACGTGCGCCAATTGGAACTGACGGGAAGGCGGTTAATCTTCACCACCTGACACAAACTCAGAATGGTGGAATAGCCGAGGTATCGGGCAGCATGCACCAGAAATACTACAGCACTCTGCACATCAATACGGGGCAACTTCCTTCAGGAATTGATCGATCCGCATTCAATTCATGGAGAGAAAGCTATTGGATGAATCGGTCTACGGGGTTTTGA
- a CDS encoding DcrB-related protein produces the protein MSHRPRKRHTQRCTAFRPGEAMTQDCRTAEFSFLVPDDWKDRRMIAWSAQPRPGQAVVPNILATYDRLPTDKTIEAFVDAQAADLARQAKKFSLIGRREVLVDGRRGLEILFRWDAGSGLLRQRQIYVPLDDGRLITLVNTALDSDFEAVDPLFVDMLAGFKWL, from the coding sequence ATGTCGCATCGGCCGCGAAAAAGACATACTCAACGTTGCACTGCGTTCCGTCCGGGAGAAGCCATGACGCAAGATTGCCGAACCGCCGAGTTCTCTTTCCTCGTCCCGGACGACTGGAAGGATCGACGGATGATCGCGTGGTCCGCCCAGCCCCGGCCCGGCCAGGCGGTGGTTCCCAATATCCTGGCCACCTACGACCGTCTGCCCACCGACAAGACCATCGAGGCGTTCGTCGACGCCCAGGCCGCGGACCTGGCCCGCCAGGCCAAGAAGTTCTCGCTGATCGGCCGCCGGGAAGTGCTGGTGGACGGCCGCAGGGGACTGGAGATCCTGTTCCGCTGGGACGCCGGCTCGGGCCTGCTGCGCCAGCGCCAGATCTATGTGCCGCTCGACGACGGGCGGCTGATCACCCTGGTGAACACCGCGCTGGACAGCGACTTCGAGGCGGTCGACCCGCTGTTCGTGGACATGCTCGCCGGATTCAAGTGGCTCTAG